One region of Streptomyces capillispiralis genomic DNA includes:
- a CDS encoding TetR/AcrR family transcriptional regulator: MERSSTTPGGSARREATRQKLYEAAVTLIAEQGFSATTVDEIAERAGVAKGTVYYNFASKSVLFEELLRHGVGLLTASLREAAERTAGEGGGKVDALDAMIRAGLVFIDRYPAFTQLYVAELWRTNRAWQSTLMVVRQQAVAVVEGVLREGVATGEFSEEIDVPLTAAALVGMVLVAALDWQSFQPERSLDEVHAALSRLLQGRVSGRP; the protein is encoded by the coding sequence GAGGCCACCCGGCAGAAGCTCTACGAGGCGGCCGTCACCCTCATCGCCGAGCAGGGCTTCTCCGCCACCACCGTGGACGAGATCGCCGAGCGGGCGGGAGTCGCGAAGGGCACCGTCTACTACAACTTCGCGAGCAAGTCCGTCCTCTTCGAGGAGCTGCTGCGGCACGGGGTCGGTCTGCTGACCGCCTCGCTGCGGGAGGCCGCCGAGAGGACGGCCGGGGAGGGCGGCGGCAAGGTCGACGCCCTGGACGCGATGATCCGCGCGGGGCTCGTCTTCATCGACCGCTACCCGGCCTTCACCCAGCTGTACGTGGCCGAGCTGTGGCGCACCAACCGGGCCTGGCAGTCCACGCTGATGGTGGTGCGCCAGCAGGCCGTGGCGGTGGTCGAGGGGGTGCTGCGCGAGGGCGTGGCGACCGGCGAGTTCAGCGAGGAGATCGACGTCCCGCTGACGGCGGCGGCCCTGGTCGGCATGGTGCTGGTGGCCGCGCTGGACTGGCAGTCCTTCCAGCCGGAGCGCTCCCTGGACGAGGTCCACGCGGCGCTCTCCCGGCTGCTCCAGGGACGGGTCAGCGGCCGCCCCTGA